CGTCAAGTTACACAATTATTATTTAACAGTGAAAGGTGCTTGGTGTTCACGTCACGTCATATGCAATGGCGAAGAAGGAGTAGAATTGGAAAATGACCCCCCTTGTGCGTTTAGTTTGCAAGCGTTGCGCTTAAAGCAATCCTGTGTCACTTGTCTCAGACGGCGAGTACGTCAATGTACGCCCGCTCTGTGGCGACAGGGCAGCCTCAAGTTCGGGATACTTTTATTTCTTGCCTTCATTACTTAGTCAACAAAGCCACGCTGAATAATTCCTGTTGCTTTGCTTTAACCAGCAGTTCCCTTTAACCAACAGATCAACAATGTTGTTGATCCTCTATAGGCAGCCACAAAATGCGTGCCCCTAAACTTAGAACGCGTTTGTCTAGGTTTAGCCTTTTATGGACTAGGCCTTGGAATAAAGTTGTATGATTTAGTGATAGATGGCGCCTAATGACCTTGTTCAACCATGAATTGCAGTCATCTTCTAGCGCGCGCCACATTGGCGGAGTTCTGGCTACAACATGAGCAAATATTTCAAGGTAATGTCGGCGACGATTTTATCTCTTTTTAGAGGAATTTTCAAGCGTAGCGGATGCAAAAGTGTATAACATACTTTGCAATAGGAGTGGAAATGGAGGACAATATGCACAGTCTACAAAATTGTTGAGCTGCCAGGTAAGGTATGAAATTATCATCAGTTATGCAGTCGACTGTTTTTATGTCCACAGCTGGTTTGAACGTGATACAACAAACATAAAAGTGCATAGACAACGTAGCACACGATTAGCTCTGCCTTACTACTGGCTTGTGAGCTGCTCAATATCACTTTTATTTTGTGAGGTAGGGTCTATGGCAGGGATCGGAGTACTCCCGTTCATATAAATGTGAAATGATCAGCGCGGTACCTTCGCTTCTCATCACTTAGTATTTTTGTGTTCTTTTCCCGGCAAGTAACATACGTATCTTCTTGTAGCCACGGAAACAACGCTGTTTTATGAAGCACGGAGGAAGGAAAAAGGGCGAAGCGCTTGCGCCACTACATCCGAGAGACGCAGAGCTGGACTCCAGCGATGAAGACACTTCTGAGTCGGACGAAGCGAACCGTGCCAGGAAACTCTAAACGCGCAATGCAGTACTTCAGATCACCATGTGATTACTCCCAGTTGGAATAACACACATCGAAGACGCCCCTCAGTTAACTACTCTAGACTTCCTACAAAGAAAGCGAAGAAAGGAACCAGTGGCCTCGTCTGTGTACACGCGCGAACCAAACAACGCGAAGGTTTGTGAAGCTACGAAAGGCCGCGCGAAACCAAGAGTTCGGAAGAAAACGGACATCCCCAACCTATACGTTACCAAAAAGGCTCATGTATCAGTGGAAAATGTGTGCACGCCGTACACATATTTCAAGTCATTATTTGTGCATGAGATGACGGAGCGCATAACTTACCAAACAAATCCGTATTCACCTCGGCAGTAAGGACAGAGTCTGAACGCACAGCCAGAAGAGATTCGGCGTTTACTTGGCTTTCTTGCGCTCATGGAAGTTTATCAGCTTCAATCTCTTGAGACTGCTGGTCGTTGGACGGGAGATTTCTGCCTATTGCTGTTGTCATGCCATTGAAGAGGTTCCAGCCGCTGAGGCGGTATTACCGGTTTGTGGATAACCTCCGTTATTCTCCGGATGGCAATAGCTTCTTCAAACCCACACCGCTCTTCGAAAAAGTTAGAGAGTAGGTCTTGAAAATCCCGGCAGATGGCAAGCAAACCATCAACAAGGTCATGGTTGCTTACAagagtgcatatggcaggatcCTGCGCCTGTACTCCGCGAAGAAGCCTGATAAGTGGGGTTTCAAGTTGTTCTGCTGGTCAAGCTCAATGGCATAATTCACGACCTCATCACGTGTCAAGAATCAAGCATATTCTACGACTCGACTCATGAAGGGCTCCTTCTGGGTGCAAAAATTTTCGCGAAGCTTTTCAAGACCATCGAGGATGGTCACATCGAAGTACGGCTTCCTGACAACTATTTTAGTAACTACGATTTAGTCACCCAATGAAGAACATGTTTGGGATTAACTGCGTCGCCACAGTTCTCGGAAACAAAACAGGAAGAGCAAATGATGTCCTAAAAGTGACAAGGAACTGTCGAAGGAAGAGCGTGGGTCTCTTGACTTGTGCTCTTCAGACGCTGTAATAGCTGCGAAATGGCATGACAGCAAATGCGGGCCTCTTTTCAGCAACGCTTATGATGTGGAGCCGCTTGGCACACTACGAAGATACAGCAGTGCACACAAGAAAAAGTGCCCGTGAGCTGGCCAGCAGTAGTGAAAAATTGCAACCAGTACATGGGTGGCATTGACTTTTCTGATATGCTGGTACACCTGTACAATACCCTGGCCAAATCACATAGATAGCATCTACCTCTTTTTGGATATGCGATTTTCGTTTGCATTGAAAATGCTTGGCTCGTATCCAAGATGGACTGCGAAGCATTAGGAGGAAAATTCAATTAGTCGCGTATGCAGGAGATAAGCCCTCGTCTTGTTGGAAGACCGCCCTTGCGAAGTCTGCATACAGGGACTGCGGTGCGAAAACATGCGTTGCCCACAGATGTATGACAGTGTAAGTCACTGGCCGGTGGCCGCCGGCGAGCACCACCAAAAGTCGCAGTCAACACAGCACGCCGGGGGCCGCTCTGCTCTCTGCCATAAAGGTGTGTCAAGTTACAAGTGCACCAAATGTAACGTCATTTTGTGCCTGAAAAGTTGCAGCAACTATTTTCTCCAGTTCCATCTCAAGTGGGACTTACGACCTCATGCACGTCAGTTTGCCAGCTTTGTGCTCCAAGTCTTGGCAGATGGACAAAATTGCTTACGTTTTTTCAAACGCTTTCCTATTTTTTGGCTGCACATTTAGACTGACaaacacaaataaaaacaaacaacaaaTTATTGCTTTCCTCTTTCGTATTTTGCCAGTTAAAGGGTCAAGGACGAAGTGAAAAACTATTCAAGCGACCAGTTTGTACAAGAGaggataaaacaaagaaaacaaagcacTGGAAAAGTCGACACTGGTACATTTTTAACAACGCGAACGGGATTTATCGTGTAGTACAACAAACGAGATTCTCGAACTCTACGCAACGAGTGCCCTATGCGCATATTGGTGGCAACTCTCGACATCCGAGGGGGCACTCGTTGACATCGCTTCGGAAGTGCACCACTTGGCGCACTTCACTAGCTGACTTTCCCCTTTGGTACTGCGTTCTTCGGGACGTTGGCATTTTTCTCTTTTGGCGTGGAAGTGCTCTTTTCCGACTCCTCGTTTTCTTCCGTCACTGCTGCAATGCAAGCACAAAAAAGAACGCACTCTCAACAACTGCTACAATAAGAATAATTTTCATACCACAAACACCACGGATCAAGACTTGCAGCCTCACTAGCTGCGAGTTGCATTGAAGACCCTCTTTCCTTAAGTTCAAGTTCGAAACCTTTATAACTAGTCGTCATTAACATGATAAATAGGCAAAGTGATGAGACGTTGGCGGCTCCCCCAATATATTTGCAATCAGGTTCAACGGTTGCCCTCTTCAATggtgtactgtttttttttaagccctGGTGTTTTTAAACCAGGGACAACTTTCAGAGGAATTTGTATTCTATTGGTATATTCATAGTCTCAATAGAGACATATATAGGGTCAAAGAACAAGTACTAAATCCGAAAGTACTGTACTTACCGGGCTTAGTCAAGCCAAACTATGTAGCGATTCTGGCTGTAATTATCTAGTAAATGTCTTACGGCAGTAAGGCATTGACCTAATCTAAGCTAATAATAATGAGACTTCTGGTCAATTAGTATTGTTGCCAGTTTGCTCCTGTAATGCAGATGAGGTCCTGAGGCTTTCAGGAAACTAGGGTAGAAGCTTTTCGGATGTAGGTTTCCCTTTTCAaaaagatcatcatcatcatcaacctgaccacacccactgcagagcaaaggcatctcccatgtctccaatagaccctgtcctttgacagatGCGGCCGCCGTATTCCCGCCCACTCCTTAATCTCATCGGCCCATCTAACATTCTGCCACCCCCTgatgcgcttgccttctcttcgaatccaatccgttacccttatggaccaTCGGGTATCTAGCCTTCGCATTTTttgccatgcccaagcccatttctatgCAACCATTTCTGCCACGgcaatttttgtttgtttattaatCGCTAGGAAGTTCTTACTGCCTGGTTGTCCGCCCTCTGGGGTATCAGTTTGTTCTTCCTCCTCCTTGGTAGTAGTAGGCTCTTGCGGGTGGTCGTGATCAGACTTCGTTGCTGCGAATGATGGAAAAGTGATCAAAAGACGCGAGTACATGTGATAATGAGTGACTTTTatagcaaaaaataaacagacaGTGAGGTCTGAAGGCCGGATTCAGCTGGCGCAACCTGCCCAAAAGCCAACTCGACTCAGAACCAGCCTTTCTAAAGGAAATTGGTTACACTTAGTGAATTAAACCTAGCCATTCTTCTTATAAGGCAGGCTGTAAAAATATTTGTGACTGCGCCAAGAGACTCCTACCAGCTCAAAGGTTATATCACTCTGAAAATGAGTTGTCTTCTTTAGGGCCGTTTCTTCTTTTATCTAAGGCATTCTGCATTGGAATTCACATACCAGCAATATCATTGTAGTCTAACGATGTCTTCCAAGGTGCAGTACCTCGTCCGAAAGTATAGCCTCAATTGCTGATGACTGAAGTCAACGTGGTTTTGATACAATCAACAATTACCACGGTAAGCGGCTTCTCGCCTCCGAAGATTGAGCTTATTTGTTAGAAATGAGCTAGAAAATTCGCTATCCGCCCTACAGATCGTTACCGCAGATCCAGAGCACGAGAGTCATCAACTGGAGAAATAAGAATGGAGTAGAGCGCATTTGACCGGGACTCTCAGATCAATAATGACAATTTACCATTAATGCTCAAAAGAAAAGTAAATAACCGCTGTACCTTACTAGCACTGACCTATTGGGCAGAAACGTTGGAGCTATCGAACAAGCAGGGAGATACGGCAAGAACAATAATAGGTTCAACTTTAAGAGACaaaagagcagagtgggtgaggggtaCAAACTTGGACTAATGACGTCCTATTAAAAAttatgaagaataaataggcttGCTCAAGGGTGGAATAATATATAACGATTACATCCGGAACCAACTCCATTTGTGAATTTCCCGCTTTTAGCAATTGGCTGATGCGATGCCACGCCCTAGACTAGAGCCGTTTATCAAACTTGAGCGTAATGCGTGGCGTAACTTCAGTCAATGGTGAAGGGCGGGAAATTTAGAAATGATATGAAACCAGTTGCAGAATCTCTCTATTATACCGGCCCAGTGCATGcaatgctaaggcaagataaTCGATAATCCTTAACAGACCGTAATCGTAATCGTAACGAAACGTAATCATAACGAACCGTATGCCCAGAGAAGGCAAACACAGCCGGAGGCGGCACAAatttagatgggcggatgagagtaagaagtttgcggggataagtaCAGGGTTATGTGGAAAGGTACACATGTGTGACCTTCTTGGTTAAATTCCTTTTTGTAGCTTAGTGTTCTGAGAACCGCTGATCTCGCTTCAAAAAGCCGGGCGCTGCATCTTACGTTACCATAAATTGACTCTTCCGGACACAGATCTGATCTGGATTTTTTTATTAAAGTAGTTCGGTTCGTGCCCTCTGTGTAATTTACCTGTCGCTTAAAGGTTTCTTTCTCAGTGCCGGTTTTCTTAATACTTGGTGGTTTGTTTTCAAGTTGTTTTCGGGCACTCTGAGTAAACGCTAGTTCTGCAGAAGTATTTAAATAACTTAGCTTCCTAACTAGCGTTGTCaattttttgaggttattgatgAAATATCCAGTCAGAGCTTGCCTTGTTTCGAAAGGTACCTTGCCCATGGCCCTCTTTGCAGAATTTTTTTACTTTTGGCGAGGGCACCTATTGGTAATCTCCCAACGGCACATTATTTCTTGTCCTGACGGAACTCCTGGTCTTAAGCACTCAGAGGCATTCACGAAAGTAAGCCCTGACACCATAATTCCTTTACATAAAGCTCTATGTACTTTTGGCCTGTTGTACTCCCCTTGCTTTTTAGGCTTCATTACCGCAGCATCCCTTTGCCCTTTCTCCCAGGTAGCCTTTTCGCGTTTTTCCACACctgttctatgtacaaacgttagcgcaagataagagacaatcacaagaaaggtggacaagacaacacGCGCTGTCTTGTTCACCTTTCTTGTGATTCCACACCTGTCTTTCGCTTACCGATACCACAGGATATGCGTACTCGGGCAGCCTGGGCATGCAACTTTTTTTACTCTAAGCTCCGAACCTGTGGAGACATAACCTAATGAAGCTGAACGTAAAGCCTATTACAGGTCCTTCTCCAGAAGTGCCAACCGTGTATttaaatcttcctggctatctgctaataGTACAATATGGTAAGCATACATACATTAAACCCGGAAGCCTGTGCTCTACGACCATTCTCACCTAATTTGTCCGAGATATTACGATGCACATTTCTTCCTTCTGaccttcttttcatatttgtctTATAAACAAAACGCTGAAGAACAATGATAAGCGTGAACAGCAGCAGTTATAACTTTCAACCTTTCCTTAGTATTTTATTTAACTGGAGTTCTGTggccctttttttcctttccaatGCAATTTCAACTTTATTAATATTTTCTTTACAAATTACGGAAACTTATGACCAAAACCTTCGTCTTTGAGTATATAGCAACGGAGCTCGCTGTTGCGTTGTCATATGCAGTTATGTCTAGGGAGGCTATGTACAGAGGCCTGTTTTAAGCCCTAGCTATTTCTATGAATTGGGTAAGCACGAAgtcgctatcatctaagcgctTATCGTCTCTTAACCCGTTCTGATGTTCTCCCTTTATCTTGCTACTTTCTGTTCATGTCTGCATTTTTAAATTCCCTCCTGCATTGCCAGCTTGCATGTAATAGCACTTATCCTAACCTGTCCGAAGTATTCTACGCTGGTCTTATCTTGTTTCTCGTTATAGATCAAGTTCGTGCTACTCTTTCGCAACCTTCCAAGAATTTTCTTATTCGACATTACCGATCTCAATGCATTTAATTACGTTTCCTTGTGATTACACAAAGCTCTTTAATCACGTGTATTTTATATTAATTTATCCCCGCGTTATTGCATTCAGATATATTCCCTTCTGCCTTTTCACTTCACGATTGTTATGTTCTGATCACCTTTCCGTTATACCGGTCTCTGTAATATGCGTTTCCACTTATGTAGATTACCCAATCGTCCACCATAATTGCGTCAGTTATGACTTATGTGCATTTCAAAGCGCCGTCGCCCTCTAAACAGTTTCCTTGAGCGCTTTGTATCAGTTCCTCTTTACCCAGTGATGATGTATGCACTGTTTCAGAAATTTTTAGCCCCACCTTTAGCTGAATACCGAACTTCGGCCTTCCAGCAATCAGTGGACAGCCTTATTTTACCACGGACGAGGATTTCTACTCGAAGCTTTCTTTTGTTGAGCATGTATCTTGTATTTTATATCTCATACATCCTGAGAAAGCTGCGCCTTGGTTGTCTTTATGCTCTCTCGAAGCCAGCCATCACTTTTAGGTTGCCTTTTTTTCCCTTATTCCGCCAGCTTTGTACTTTCCTCGTCCGATTACAGTGGTTGACCACTTTTATTGTTGCAATTGTTGACAGATGAGCCGTTCTAATTGATTATAACCCCGATCTTCCATTGGGCGCTTCTCTATTGTTTCCCCAGCGCCTGCTGCTTTTAGCGCAATTTTTACGTCGCTCAAATTCGTTTCCTGTTGGTGTTTCCTTTTGAATTCCTTGCATTGCTTTTCTTTACCCGGTGTCCTATCTGCAGACTGTtgtgtttgtgatcacttgcgaAACTATACCCTTTTTGCCTTTCTGCGAGTTTGCATTATATTTCCGCGACATTAGGCAATAGCTAATCGTCATGTGGCTGTTGCAGGATCCCCATGAGATTTGTTCTTCACATTGTGGTTCATtattacaataactaggttgtgttgCTCAGGGCCTTCAAGCACTACCTTCCCCTTACAATCTGTGCATTCATCCACGATTTTATATGTGGCCATTGATATCCCCCAATAGAATTGTCCCCGCCCCATCTCCAAACTGTTTCGTATCGTCATTGAGACATTTTGCTTAATCCTTGTTTTCTTTCCGAAGTTTTTCCGTGTTCATAAATAGGCCACACTAAGCCACAACCTTTCCTTGAAATTGTTTCTGATCACTAGGCATGTTTTTATCACAACTTCGCGCTCGCTATATCTTCATGTATGTGCCCACCTCATTACGCCCGCCTGTATAAAACTTCTACAGGTGGTAAACCTATTGTTGATgttcttcttatttttttctaCCAGCCTCAGCCTCCATCTTGACTTTTTACATCCCTGCCACCTGATCAGGCCATGCGCAGTCTACAGGATGCACTACGTAGGGTCTCCGGGATGAAGCACTATAGTAGCTTGCACTTTTTAGGCATTTCTATTGTGCTGTGTATTTAGCTCTGCAATTTGACACTTCAATAATGGTGGTCACAGGAGGGACTCACTCGACGAAGGCACGGTGATGTCGTTCGAAGCCACCGTGTCTGGTTCTTCGGTAGTTGGCGGtggcgttgttcgccgctcattGCGATTATTACCGTATCCCCCTGGGTAAGGCGGCGGCGTTTCTTCTTCGTGCTGACCGTGTCCCGGATCGGGACGAATACGTCCAGCTGTTCAAAAATATGTTTTTCTTAACTTTTTTTGCCTCTATTGAGCACAGCGTGTCATTAAGACCAAATTCTACCTGAATCAACACGTGATTTCTTTAGACAAACGACACGATACTGGGTCGCAACGCCCGAATTAAAGCAAAATTTACATTCAGAAGTTTTACAGAGAATAATTTTATGGTAGACAGTCCAGGAAGCGCAAGACGGCCTTCTGAACTCATAGGCAAAGCTCCGCATTGTGGTGGCATCGCGAAACGCCGCTAAGGAAGAAAACTGACCTGCACTATTGGGCACCCTGTCGACGTAGAGTGGCCGTGGCCCGAAACATCGAATAAAGAACACGAAGAAATATCTGGATGCGTATTCGCGAAATCAACATGAATAATGCACAGCAGACAGCTTCGCTCTTTCGTGGGGCCAGGCACTTTCAATGAGTAATAAAGGAGAAGACGTGCCTTCATATTGGTCCAAGCCAGCGCGGAGACAGAAGCCTGCTTGGCTGACGCTATAAACCATTCGACCATTGCCGCCGCAAGGTTGCCAGTCGGGCTCATGACTAATATAGTTATtaatgttttttgggggaaaggaattggcgcagtatctgtctcatatatcgttggacacttcaaccgcgccttaagggaaggaacaaagaagggagtgaaggaagaaaggaaggaagaggtgccgtagtggagggctccggaataatttcgaccacctggggatctttaacgcgcactgacatcgcacagcacacgggcgccttagcgttttgcctccataaaaacgcagccgccgcggtcgggttcgaacccgggaactccggattagtagccgagcaccgtaaccactcagccaccacggggGGTCGGGCTCATGAGGGGCAAATACCCAAATGAGCCACGTACTGGTGTTCGGAAGCACTGGTGATGCGGCCCGATGATGTGGCTGTGTTCATCCAGAGCCACTGTGCTTTACATTCACATAGACACACCATAGAAGCGCTCGACTGCTCGGATGACGCCAGCAAATTGCACCCAGAACAGTTAGCGAGTAGGGGACTGAACCCGTCTCTATGGCTGAAGTCGAACGAGAGCCATCGAATGACACAATCGAGACTGATGCGAATAGTGTAGCTGGCAGCATCTATTACTCGTCTGGTGGTGCAGTGAACCTCAGCCAAGGAGCGAGCTTCCTAAGAAGCTACCCCCGTATCTTACGTAGAATTTTAAACAAAGAGCATGTTGGCCACCACGTCAGCTTTTGCGGGATCACGTGCGGAATCCGAGCTAGATTACTGTTTCATTGTTGCTAGGGCGCCAGAATGCACTAATATATAGTTTACGCCAGCCATGCTAATGAGAACTACGCCATTTCTAATTTGCATGCGCTCACCACAAGGCTGCGTACCTTAATGGTATTAGGCGTTGAAGTCTTCAGATAAAATTTAGGAGCTCCATACGTACAGTGCTACGCTGAACAGTGTATGGCTTGTGTTATGCAGGGTAGCTCATCCTTGGGCTCAGGTGGCCACCACCTTGGGTGCGAGTGTGTGAACAGCACGGGACCTCGCGAGAAAGACCGTAGTCCTTTGTTTAAGAAAACACGGTAGATATCGCTTGTCCTTTTTTTCTCAGTTATTAGCTCAGAAACGACGACTGACACCTGTGAAGAGGAAGACTACGTCGCTTCGCATTCGCTTTTGGGGCTCGAAATTGGTGTGTCGAGAATTCGCGGCCCACAGATGCATATCGTTAAAGGTCAACTTTTTGGGTCTATTTTGCTACTCACGTTTATTATTAACCTTAACGAAGCATTGAAAGTAGGTTCAGTTCACTGTAATAATTATTCAAGCGAGTCAGACAGGCGTGCTCTTTTTGCCAATGCAGACTTTGGTGGAGCTGAACATTTTACTGTGACAGGTTATAAAAGGGCCCTGAAACCCAATTTTCTATCATAAATTTTTTATTACAATTTAGATTCCATGCGTTAAAATATAATTCCCAGAAATTAAATATAATTTGGTCGGAAACGTCATTTTAAGACCAATTCCTTTCGTATCCTTTGCAATCAGCTGCTGGCCTGGCGAGCCCAACGTCTTAACAGAAAACTGGCTGGGATTTAACTCAGTTATACCTAATGAGAACAGCAAAAGACCGGCCTCTATAGCTCTGCGCAGTCGAGCCCCCCACGGCTCCGAACGAAGCGAGCGCGGCGGGGCGCCCTGTATAAGGCTAACCACGTGGTCATCTCCCGTGGTACGGTGGAGGCTCGGCCAAGCGGTGAGGCGAGCGGTGCAAGCTGTGGccagtcacgtggtgtgacgtcaggcGTGTGAAGCGTGGCTCAAGGTCAAAGAAAAACCTTGTTGACCTGCGAATTTTGTACCTCGGAGAGTGGAGCTCTCGCTCCAATACCCTTCTCCCGTCATCTGCGGTGCGCTGTTCGCTGTGTTGTAGTACTGGCGCTCCATGGACGGCGGACGCTCGAGAACCGTTTATAATTGAGGGATACGGaagcaatttttattttctttcgcgAACATTTAGCGTTACATGCGAGCTTAGTGGTATCTTGTGAGCAGTGGGCATGATAGCGGAGCAGGTTTCGAGACAATCAAAGCAGCAGAAATCGCCGGGCCAAGTTGTATTTTTAACTAATTCATTTGTCAGCACGACATTCATAATTTATCAGAGCAGTATTCTTTTATTGAATTTGTAACGCGGCATGTGCAACTGAAGGAAATAGCAATATCGGAATGTGAAAACTCTTCAAGGAAACGCCCAAAGGATCGAGGAATCTGCTTCCGTACCGAAGATAAAGATTGCGCTTGAAGCTGCAAGAActtattttttttactgctttttaaATCTGCCTGCATAAGCATCGTGGCCGACGTGCtaccctgcatgctccctatttTGCGAAGCATTGATTTTTGCGCCATCTGTATGACAGGAAATAGCCTCATTATTGTTATGAAGCACCGTAAATTATTCTGACGCAAAGCAACCACTGTTATGTGCAGCCCGAGCCTCAATAAAACCTTTTAGTTCTTAAGCGTCCTGAAGGGCTAAAATTTATACTCAAATTAGCACACAACAGCCACAGAAACACTAATGCAACATGAATGAAAAAGAGGAAGTCTTCAAATGGGACGGTTTAGTCACTGCATACATGCCTTAAAAGCTGTGTGCGTGCGCGGGtgcgtgtgtatgtatgtgtgtgcgtgaGCGCGCGTGTGTCTCAGATGAAGACACCATCTTTCCTGGAGGTTTTTGTGCAGTAGAAGCGTGTGGGTGGGTGCTGGGAGCATAGTGGGTGCCTGCTAGTGCATTCAGCAGCTGGTGATCTGGAGAAGGTGTCTTCCGGGCCTCGCGGTTGCCTGGAAGGTGACCCGATCCGCAAGGGGTGTTTGGGTGGACACTGACAAGTGCAGACGGGCCACGACTTTAGCGCCGAAAGAGGACTGTAGAGATAACGAAATAAAAGGGCCGAAAAAAAATCGCCCATTGTTCATCATCCTGGAGTGGCTAACATAAGCGCAACTTTACGTCACGAAGTTAGAGCCCTCGAGAATAATGCATTTCCAATCGCCGTCGCGATGTTGCCTTGCACGCAGGTAAGGACGGGCTCCTAGCGGACGCAATTCCCTACTGGGTTCTGTCGTTCCGCGTTTCAAAACTGGCGCGTACCGTTTTACGTTCACCGTTCTAAGCGCAGATTTAGCACCATGCCTTTGTCTTTCTTGCGCACAATTGCGTTCACCGGTAAGTACCTGCCACGTGAGCAGTTAACGCACACGGTAAATGGATACTGTGGCGCCGCTTAGCAGCGTGCATATACGCGGCGCTCTCCGAACCAGCGCCACACTTCTTTGACGTAAGATAATTCGGGACGTCTCGCCTTGCTTTTCTTCCTTTCATGAAGTACGCGTTTGGCTTTACTCCTCCTTAGCTCTTTGTCACCTGTTTCGCATTTGCGATGTTATTAACGTTATCGCGGATGCGGTCATCGCGAACCGGTGGATCTTGTCATTAAAAGTTAGCTGTGTAAAACCTTGCCACGAATATCCGATCACCCTGCGCCCTGTTCCCAGACGCCGGACGGAATGTCCGCATTATCTTCACATGGTAAGTCTCGTTTCACCTATGAGCTAATCTTTCTGTCTGGTGCGAATTTTTATGTGTACAGCCTTCACGGTCAGCTAGAAATCCTCTCGCAAAGATGCACTGAATGTCCAGGCAGGCGGCCTTATGGTGCGAGGATATACAACAACTGGTCCAACCTCCTGAAATGTCGACACTTTCCAGCGCCAGCAGCTTTTGCTTCTCCCGTAGGGCAtatatttctttctgctcactcTTCTGTAACGTTAAAATTCACGCAATGACAGGCAAGACAGATTCCCAACTATCCAACCAGGCAGCCACGCAGACAATACACAGCCAGTGAAATATATGAGAATGCAAACTTGCTGTAGGAACGGATCGACATGAAAAAGCGCGAAATAGTTTTTGGAAAACCGGTGatgttttcttttcacttttacc
This region of Amblyomma americanum isolate KBUSLIRL-KWMA chromosome 5, ASM5285725v1, whole genome shotgun sequence genomic DNA includes:
- the LOC144134919 gene encoding uncharacterized protein LOC144134919; amino-acid sequence: MVGALCVLFLAAIFSYLILDALAGRIRPDPGHGQHEEETPPPYPGGYGNNRNERRTTPPPTTEEPDTVASNDITVPSSTTKSDHDHPQEPTTTKEEEEQTDTPEGGQPGTVTEENEESEKSTSTPKEKNANVPKNAVPKGKVS